A single region of the Triticum dicoccoides isolate Atlit2015 ecotype Zavitan chromosome 2B, WEW_v2.0, whole genome shotgun sequence genome encodes:
- the LOC119366409 gene encoding probable N-acetylglucosaminyl-phosphatidylinositol de-N-acetylase produces MAWIWMLSVAGAVLLWAVSLGRILSSPTPYSLPPNPRFLPPLGDRRSRNVLLVLAHPDDESMFFTPTILFLKSKGHSIHVLCMSLGNADGLGDTRQEELYNACAALKIPAEQVAVLDHQKLQDGFHEKWDHGLLAELTMEQIQLWDIDTIVTFDIYGVSGHPNHRDVHHGICKLLHENQRGNIEAWELVSLNMFRKYSGAVDIWLSSLISSSSKQLMYCLVNCNPSRTFEAMAAHRSQWVWFRRLFVRLSSYTYVNMLRKI; encoded by the exons ATGGCGTGGATCTGGATGCTCTCGGTGGCTGGAGCCGTCCTCCTGTGGGCGGTTTCCCTCGGGCGgatcctctcctccccgacgccctaCTCCCTGCCTCCAAACCCTCGCTTCCTGCCCCCTCTTGGCGACAGGAGGAGCAGGAACGTGCTCCTGGTGCTCGCCCACCCCGATGACGAGTCCAT GTTTTTCACTCCAACTATTCTTTTCCTCAAGTCAAAAGGTCACAGCATTCATGTTTTGTGCATGTCTCTGG GCAATGCTGATGGTCTTGGAGATACTCGTCAAGAAGAACTGTACAATGCATGTGCGGCTCTTAAG ATTCCAGCTGAGCAAGTTGCAGTCTTGGACCATCAAAAGTTGCAG GATGGGTTTCATGAGAAATGGGATCATGGACTATTAGCCGAACTTACCATGGAGCAGATCCAACTGTGGGATATCGACACA attgtgacgtttgatatctaTGGAGTATCAGGCCATCCGAATCATCGTGATGTTCATCATGGCATATG CAAGCTTCTTCATGAGAATCAGCGAGGAAATATTGAAGCATGGGAACTT GTAAGCCTGAATATGTTCCGCAAATACAGTGGTGCAGTTGACATTTGGTTGTCATCTTTGATCTCCTCAAGTTCAAAGCAACTGATGTATTGTCTAGTTAACTGTAACCCATCCAGAACCTTTGAGGcaatggctgcacacagaagtcagTGGGTTTG GTTCAGAAGATTGTTTGTTAGGCTCTCAAGTTACACATATGTAAACATGCTCCGGAAAATTTAG